TGGAACCCCCGCACACGGCCCGCCACCGCAATCCCTTCCGCGAGTGGATCGGCGCCCTGATCCGCGCCGACGTGCACGGCTGGACCAACCCCGGCGACCCGGGCGCCGCCGCCGAGCAGGCGCACCGCGACGCGACCCTCACCCACACCGCCAACGGCGTCTACGCGGCGATGTTCGCGGCGGCCGTCATCGCCACCGCCGCCACCGGCACGCACGACGTCCACGCCTGTCTCCGCGCCGGCCTCACCGTCGTACCGCCGGCCTCCCGCCTCGCCGAAGCCGTCGGCCACGCCGTCCACCTCGCCGGGACCGAGGCCGACTTCGACACGGTGGTGGACCGGCTCCACGCCCTCCACTCCCCCACCCACCACTGGGTCCACGCCGTTCCCAACACCGCCCTGCTCGCCGCCGCCCTCACCCACGCGGACGGCGACTTCACCGGTTCGGTCTCCCGTGCCGTGTCGGGCGGCTGGGACACCGACTCCAACGGCGCCACCGCCGGCAGTGTCGCCGGCCTCCTCGCCGGCTCCCCCGCCGCCCTGCCCGAGCACTGGACGGCCCCGCTCAAGAACCGCCTGGCCACCTCGGTCGGCGACTTCGACGGCACCGGCTTCGACGCCCTCGCCCATCTCACCCACAGGGAGGCCACCCGCCCATGACCGTGTCCCCGCCCGCCGGCACCCCCGCCCTCGCCCAGGCCCCGCTGAGCGGGTTGCGCGTCCTCGACCTCGCCACCCTCTTCGCGGGCCCGCTCGCGGCCACCATGCTCGGCGACTTCGGCGCCGAGGTGGTCAAGGTCGAGCACCCCGACCGGCCCGACCCCTCCCGGGGCCACGGCCCGTCCAAGGACGGCATCGGCCTGTGGTGGAAGGTGCTGGGCCGCAACAAGCGCACCATGACCCTGGACCTGTCGAAGCCCGCCGGCCGCACCACCCTGCTCCGTCTCGCCGCGACCGCGGACGTCGTCGTCGAGAACTTCCGCCCGGGCACGCTGGAGAGGTGGGACCTGGGCTGGGACGAGCTGTCCGCGGTCAATCCGCGGCTGGTCCTCACCCGGGTCACCGGCTTCGGCCAGTTCGGCCCCTACGCACGCCGGCCCGGCTTCGGCACGCTCGCCGAGGCCATGAGCGGTTTCGCCGCGATGACGGGTGAGCCGGACGCGCCCCCGACGCTGCCGCCGTTCGGGCTGGCCGACTCGATCGCCGCCCTGGCGACGGCGTACGCCGTGATGACCGCGCTCGCCGCACGCGAGCGCACCGGCGAGGGCCAGGTCGTCGACATGGCGATCATCGAGCCCATCCTGACCGTGCTGGGCCCGCAGCCCACCTGGTACGACCAGCTCGGCCACGTCCAGCCCCGCACCGGCAACCGCTCCCAGAACAACGCCCCGCGCAACACCTACCGCACCGCCGACGGCACCTGGGTCGCCGTCTCCACCTCGGCCCAGTCGGTCGCCGAGCGCGTGATGCGCCTGGTGGGCCGCCCGGAGCTGATCGACGAGCCCTGGTTCGGGTCGGGCGCCGAGCGGGCCCGGCACGCCGACGTGCTGGACGCGGCGGTCGGCGACTGGATCGCCCGGCACGACCGCGCCGACGTGCTCGCCGCCTTCGAGAAGGCCGAGGCCGCGGTCGCCCCGATCCAGGACGTGCGGGACGTGATGGCCGACCCGCAGTACCAGGCCCTGGACTCCGTCACCACCGTGCACGATCCCGAGCTGGGCCCGATGCGCATGCAGAACGTCCTCTTCCGTCTGTCCGCCACCCCGGGGGCGATCCGCTGGGCGGGCCGCCCGCACGGCGCCGACACCGAGGAGGTGCTGACCGAGCTCGGTCTGTCCCCGGCCGATGTGAAAGAGCTGCGTGAGGAGGGCATCGTATGACGGCACCCCCGCTGACCTGGCTGTACGCCCCCGGGGACCGGCCCCGTGTGGTCGCCAAGGCGCTGGCCGCCGGCGCCGACGTGGTCGTGGTCGACCTGGAGGACGCGGTCGCCCCCGACCGCAAGCGCTACGCCCGCGAGGCCACCGCCGAGCTGCTCGGCGAGCCCCAGCCGGTGCCCGTCCACGTCCGCGTCAACGCCCTGGACGGGCCGCTCGCCGCTGCGGACCTCGCGGCGCTCGCCCAGCTGCCGGGACTGTCCGGGCTGCGGCTGCCGAAGGTGACGTCGCCCGAGCAGATCACCGGCGTCGCGACGGCCACCGGCGGGCCACCCCTGTACGCCCTGCTGGAGACGGCCCTCGGCGTGGAACGGGCCTACCCGATCGCCGCCGCCCACCCGTCGCTGCGCGGCATCGCCCTCGGCGAGGCGGACCTCCGCGCCGACCTCGGCGTACGCGGCGACACGGGCCTGGACTGGTCACGCTCGCGGGTGGTCGTGGCCGCGCGTGCGGCGGGGCTGGCGCCGCCGTCGCAGACCGTGCATCCCGACACCCGGGACCTGGAGGGCCTGGCGGCGTCCTGCGCCCACGGCCGCGCCCTGGGTTTCCTCGGCCGGGCCGCGATCCACCCCCGTCAGCTGCCGATCATCGAGCGGGCGTACCTGCCCACCGACCGGGAGCTGGAGGAGGCGGAGACGATCGTGAAGGCGGCCACCGCGCAGCCGGGCGCGCTGGCGCTGCCGGACGGCCGGTTCGTCGACGCGGCCGTGGTGGCGACGGCCCAGCGCACCCTGTCGCTGGCCCGGCGCCCCGTCCTGTCCTGACACACGAACAGGGCGCCCGGATCACTCCGGGCGCCCTCGGCGACGTACGACGGCGGGCGGTCAGCCCTTGGCCGAGTCCGCCCCGTCCTTCACGTGCGTCGCGTCCTTCTCGGTCTCCACGGTGCCGTCCCCGGTGTCTCCGGAGCCTGCGGCGTCCGCGGCGCCGTCGGCATCGGTGTCCTTGGAGTCCGCGTCGGCGGCCTCGCCCGCGGCGCCGCCCGCGTCACCGTCGGCGGGCTCCGCACCCGGCTCGACGACGGCCTCCCGGCCCGGGCGCTTGCGCGCCGAGAGCACCATGTAGACCACCGCGAGCAGGAACACGAGGAGCGCGGTCCAGTTGTTCAGGCGCAGGCCCAGGATGTGGTGGGCGTCGTCGACGCGCATGTACTCGATCCAGAACCGGCCCGCGCAGTACGCGGCGACGTAGAGCGCGAACGCCCGCCCGTGGCCGAGCCTGAACCGGCGGTCGGCCCAGATGACGAGCAGCGCCACGCCGATGCACCACAGCGACTCGTACAGGAACGTCGGGTGGTAGGTGCCCGGCACCCGCCCGTCGGCCGACGAGGTGATCTCCACGGCCCACGGCAGGTCGGTCGCCTTGCCGTAGAGCTCCTGGTTGAACCAGTTGCCCCAGCGGCCGATGGCCTGCGCGAGGGCGATGCCGGGGGCTACGGCGTCGGCGTACGCGGGCAGCGGGATGCCCCGGCGCCGGGCACCGATCCAGGCGCCCAGCGCACCGAACGCGATCGCGCCCCAGATGCCGAGGCCGCCCTCCCAGATCTTGAAGGCGTCGACCCAGTCACGGCCCTCGCTGAAGTACAGCTGGTAGTCCGTGATCACGTGGTAGAGCCGGCCGCCGATCAGGCCGAAGGGGACGGCCCAGACCGCGATGTCGGCCACCGTTCCGGGCCGCCCGCCCCGGGCGATCCAGCGCCTGTTGCCGAGCCAGACGGCTACGAAGACGCCGATGATGATGCAGAACGCGTAGCCGCGCAGCGGGATGGGACCGAGGTGCAGCACCCCGCGCGACGGGCTGGGAATGAAGGCAAGTTCCATGGCAGGGTCGACGCTACCGTGTCGGACGGTGCCCGCGTCGGGCAGCCCGGCTACGGGTCCGTAACACCGTCCGCTACTTGTTGGCGTCCTGCACGAGTTGCTTCAGCTTGGCCGGTGTCATGGACCTGTCCTGGTAGATGTTCTTGCCGTCGAGCAGGACGGTCGGCGTGCCGCTGAAGCCGCCGGTGCGGAAGGCCTCGTTGGACTTCTCCACCCAGCTGTTGTGCTTGCCGCCCTCGACGCACTCCTGGAACGGGGTGGTGTCGAGGCCGTCGACCTTGCCCGCCAGGTCGATCAGCTTGTTCTCGTCGGCGAAGGCGTCGTCGGTCTCCGGCGGCTGGTTGGTGAACAGCACGTCGTGGTACGACGTGAACTTGCCGGCGTCCTGGGCGCAGGCCGCGGCGTTGGCCGCCTTGCGGGAGCCGGTGCCGCCCATGTTGCCGTCGATGATGGTCGCCAGGTGGTACTCGACCTTCAGCTGCCCGGCTTCGGTGAGCTCGTGGACGGTGTCGCGGTACGCCAGCTCGAAGGCCTTGCAGGCCGGGCAGCGGAAGTCCTCCCAGATGACGAGCGTCGACTTGGCGCTCTCCTCGCCGACCGGGATCGCGAGGCCGTCCTTGCCCTGCGCGCCCGAGGGCGCCACGATCGGGCCCGCGGACTCGCTGCCGTCGTCCTTGCCCGTGTTGGCGGCGACCACGCCGATCACCGCCGCGAGCCCCAGGACGCAGACCACGCTCGCACCGACGATCAGCGCGCGGCGGCGCTTCTCCTTGGACTTCTGCTTCTCGCGCTCGTCCGCCAGCTTCTCCCGGGCGGTGCGCTTTCCCTCTCGGTTCTTCTCGCTCACACCCCGCAGAACGAACCGGGGAGGCGCAGCGCGCCTCCCCGGTCCCAGGTCCACCCGTACGAGGGACCCGTATGACTTACCCGCCGTCACACCTGCCGGCGTACGCCCTTCGCCAGGTCGGCGGCGAGCGCGCGCACGCCCTCCAGGCCGGCCGCGTCGTCGGGGGCGTCCAGCATCAGCTTGACGAACGCCGAGCCGACGATCACTCCGTCGGCGAAGCCGGCCACCTCGGCGGCCTGCGCCGCGTTGGAGACGCCGAGCCCGACGCAGACGGGGAGGTCGGTGGTGGCGCGGGTGCGCCGGACCAGCTCCTCGGCCTGCGCGCCGACCGACGCGCGGGTGCCGGTGACGCCCATGAGGGAGGCGGCGTAGACGAAGCCGCTGCCGGCCGCGGTGATCTCGGCGAGCCGGGCGTCCTTGCTGCTGGGCGCGACCACGAAGACGGTGGCGAGTCCGTGCTTGTCGGCGTGCTCCCGCCACAGCGCCGACTCCTGGACCGGCAGGTCGGGCAGGATGCACCCGGCGCCGCCCGCCTCGGCGAGCTCCGCGGTGAAGCGCTCCACGCCGTAGCGGTCGATCGGGTTCCAGTACGTCATGACGAGGATCGGCTTGCCGGTGGCCGCGTGCGCCTCCCGGACCGTGCGCATCACGTCGGCGATGCGCACACCGCCGCGCAGGGCGATGTCGTCGGCGGTCTGGATGACCGGGCCGTCCAGGACCGGGTCGCTGTGCGGCAGGCCGACCTCGACGACGTCGGCGCCGCCGTCGAGTGCGGCCCTGATCGCCGCGATGCCGCCGTCCACCGTCGGGAACCCGGCGGGGAGGTAGGCGATGAGGGCGGAGCGGCCCTCGGCCTTCGCCGCGGCGAGCGTGTCGTCCAGCAGTCGTACGTTCCCGCTCACTTGGCGTCCCCCTCGATCTCGGCGGTGGTGCCGGCCTCGTCGGCGGCGACCTCGGCGTCGGTGTCGTACAGCCCGAAGTAGCGGGCGGCGGTGTCCATGTCCTTGTCGCCGCGGCCGGACAGGTTGACGACGAGCAGCCCGTCCTTGCCCAGCTCCCTGCCGACCTCGAGGGCGCCGGCCAGCGCGTGGGCGCTCTCGATGGCCGGGATGATGCCCTCGGTGCGCGACAGCAGGCGCAGCGCCTGCATGGCGGCGTCGTCCGTGACCGCGCGGTACTCGCCGCGGCCGGAGTCCTTGAGGTAGGCGTGCTCGGGTCCGATGCCGGGGTAGTCCAGACCGGCGGAGATGGAGTAGGGCTCGGTGATCTGGCCCTCGTCGTCCTGGAGGACGTAGGAGCGGGAGCCGTGCAGGATGCCGGGCTCGCCGGCGGACAGGGTGGCCGCGTGCTCGCCGGTCTCGATGCCGTGTCCGGCGGGCTCGCAGCCGATGAGGCGGACGTCCGCGTCGGGGATGAAGGCGTGGAAGAGGCCGATGGCGTTGGAGCCGCCGCCGACGCAGGCGACGGCCGCGTCGGGCAGGCGTCCGGCCTGCTCCAGGAGCTGGCGGCGGGCCTCGACGCCGATCACGCGGTGGAAGTCGCGCACCATCGCCGGGAAGGGGTGGGGGCCCGCGACGGTGCCGAACAGGTAGTGGGTGCGGTCGACGTTGGCGACCCAGTCGCGGAAGGCCTCGTTGATGGCGTCCTTGAGGGTGCGGCTGCCGGACTTCACGGCGATGACCTCGGCACCGAGCATGCGCATGCGGGCCACGTTGAGGGCCTGGCGCTGGGTGTCGATCTCGCCCATGTAGATCGTGCAGTCGAGGCCGAAGAGGGCGCAGGCCGTCGCCGTCGCCACGCCGTGCTGGCCGGCGCCGGTCTCCGCGATGACCCGGGTCTTGCCCATGCGCTTGGTGAGCAGGGCCTGGCCGAGCACGTTGTTGATCTTGTGCGAGCCGGTGTGGTTCAGGTCCTCGCGCTTGAGGAAGACACGGGCTCCGCCGGCGTGCTCGGCGAAACGGGGGACCTCCGTGAGCGCCGACGGACGGCCGGTGTAGTGGACCAGCAGGTCGTCGAGTTCGCGGGCGAACTCGGGGTCGTGCTTGGCCTTGTCGTACTCGACGGCGACCTCGTCGACGGCGGCGACGAGGGCCTCGGGGATGAACTTGCCCCCGAACGCGCCGAAGTAGCCCTCGGCGCTGGGGACCTGACCCGCCGGGTCGGGGATGAAGAAGTTACTGGGCATGCGGAAACCTCACGGTGAGTGTCGTTCGGACTGATCGCCGTGGGGGCGGGGTGTTCTCTGCCGGCCGCGGGCCGTGTGTGGCTGCTCGGGCGGTTCCCCGCGCCCCTAGAAGGAGGGGCGCTGCCATCGACGGCCGTTGACCTGCCCGGGCTCGTCCCCGATGACGTACCGCACCCGGCGTCCGTGCACCCGGCGGGCGGGCGCACGGCAGCCTCGGGGCCGGCAGCCGCGCGCGAGGCGGGCGTACGGGTCCCGGGAGGCCGGAGCGAGGAGGAGCGTCATCGGGGGTCAGCCTACCGGGGGGTCAGCCCCGGCCGTGCCGCAGTGCCGGGTGCTCGCCGGCCGCCACCAGGTCGGAGACCGCGGTCTTCGGGTCCCGGCCGGTGACCAGCGACTCGCCGACCAGGACGGCGTCGGCGCCCTCGTTGGCGTAGGCGATGAGGTCGTGCGGTCCGCGGACGCCGGACTCGGCGACCTTGACGATGTGCGCCGGGATCTCCGGGGCGACCCGCTCGAAGGTGCCGCGGTCGACCTCCAGCGTCTTCAGGTTGCGCGCGTTGACACCGACGATCTTGGCTCCGGCGTCCACCGCGCGCTCGACCTCGTCCTCGTCGTGCACCTCGACGAGCGGGGTGAGGCCGATGGACTCGGCGCGCTCGATCAGCGACTCCAGTGCCGGCTGGTCGAGGGCCGCGACGATCAGCAGCACGAGGTCGGCGCCGTACGCACGGGCCTCCCACAGCTGGTACGAGGTGACGATGAAGTCCTTGCGCAGCACGGGGATGTCCACCCGCGCGCGGACCGCCTCCAGGTCGGCGAGCGAGCCGCCGAAGCGCCGCTCCTCGGTGAGGACGGAGATGACGGCCGCGCCGCCCGCCTCGTAGTCCGCGGCGAGACCGGCCGGGTCGGCGATGGCCGCCAGCGCGCCCTTGGACGGGCTGGAGCGCTTGACCTCGCAGATCACCTTCACGCCGTCGCCGCGCAGGGCGGAGACGCCGTCCTTGGCGGGGCGGGCCTTGGCCGCGCGCTCCTTGAGCTCGTCGAGGCTGACGCGCGCCTGCCGCTCCGCGAGGTCGGCACGGACTCCGTCGATGATCTCGTCGAGCACACTCACGCGAGCGGCCCCCTTTCAGACGGCGAAACCTGTGGTCACTGTGATGGTATCCGGAGCGGGGCGCCGGTCCCGCATCCGGTGGACGCCGGTCCCATTACCTGGACGTCCGTCCCATGATCAAGGAACGAGCCAGCCACCGAACGGTAGGTTCCGGACAACCGTGAAGGCCAGCAGCAGAGCCCCGAGCGTCCACAGGTGGACCGGGCCGAGGTCGAGCCGCAGCGGGCGGCCGCGCACCACGCGGATCACCCAGACGGTCCACAGCACGGCGAACCCCAGATAGCCGAGGACGGCCGGCGCGTTGGCCTGCAGCGCGGTCGGCAGGTCCCCGTGGACGAACGCGTGGGCGCTGCGC
This region of Streptomyces ambofaciens ATCC 23877 genomic DNA includes:
- the trpB gene encoding tryptophan synthase subunit beta — translated: MPSNFFIPDPAGQVPSAEGYFGAFGGKFIPEALVAAVDEVAVEYDKAKHDPEFARELDDLLVHYTGRPSALTEVPRFAEHAGGARVFLKREDLNHTGSHKINNVLGQALLTKRMGKTRVIAETGAGQHGVATATACALFGLDCTIYMGEIDTQRQALNVARMRMLGAEVIAVKSGSRTLKDAINEAFRDWVANVDRTHYLFGTVAGPHPFPAMVRDFHRVIGVEARRQLLEQAGRLPDAAVACVGGGSNAIGLFHAFIPDADVRLIGCEPAGHGIETGEHAATLSAGEPGILHGSRSYVLQDDEGQITEPYSISAGLDYPGIGPEHAYLKDSGRGEYRAVTDDAAMQALRLLSRTEGIIPAIESAHALAGALEVGRELGKDGLLVVNLSGRGDKDMDTAARYFGLYDTDAEVAADEAGTTAEIEGDAK
- a CDS encoding CaiB/BaiF CoA transferase family protein, translated to MTVSPPAGTPALAQAPLSGLRVLDLATLFAGPLAATMLGDFGAEVVKVEHPDRPDPSRGHGPSKDGIGLWWKVLGRNKRTMTLDLSKPAGRTTLLRLAATADVVVENFRPGTLERWDLGWDELSAVNPRLVLTRVTGFGQFGPYARRPGFGTLAEAMSGFAAMTGEPDAPPTLPPFGLADSIAALATAYAVMTALAARERTGEGQVVDMAIIEPILTVLGPQPTWYDQLGHVQPRTGNRSQNNAPRNTYRTADGTWVAVSTSAQSVAERVMRLVGRPELIDEPWFGSGAERARHADVLDAAVGDWIARHDRADVLAAFEKAEAAVAPIQDVRDVMADPQYQALDSVTTVHDPELGPMRMQNVLFRLSATPGAIRWAGRPHGADTEEVLTELGLSPADVKELREEGIV
- a CDS encoding DsbA family protein, whose translation is MSEKNREGKRTAREKLADEREKQKSKEKRRRALIVGASVVCVLGLAAVIGVVAANTGKDDGSESAGPIVAPSGAQGKDGLAIPVGEESAKSTLVIWEDFRCPACKAFELAYRDTVHELTEAGQLKVEYHLATIIDGNMGGTGSRKAANAAACAQDAGKFTSYHDVLFTNQPPETDDAFADENKLIDLAGKVDGLDTTPFQECVEGGKHNSWVEKSNEAFRTGGFSGTPTVLLDGKNIYQDRSMTPAKLKQLVQDANK
- a CDS encoding HpcH/HpaI aldolase/citrate lyase family protein, with translation MTAPPLTWLYAPGDRPRVVAKALAAGADVVVVDLEDAVAPDRKRYAREATAELLGEPQPVPVHVRVNALDGPLAAADLAALAQLPGLSGLRLPKVTSPEQITGVATATGGPPLYALLETALGVERAYPIAAAHPSLRGIALGEADLRADLGVRGDTGLDWSRSRVVVAARAAGLAPPSQTVHPDTRDLEGLAASCAHGRALGFLGRAAIHPRQLPIIERAYLPTDRELEEAETIVKAATAQPGALALPDGRFVDAAVVATAQRTLSLARRPVLS
- the lgt gene encoding prolipoprotein diacylglyceryl transferase, yielding MELAFIPSPSRGVLHLGPIPLRGYAFCIIIGVFVAVWLGNRRWIARGGRPGTVADIAVWAVPFGLIGGRLYHVITDYQLYFSEGRDWVDAFKIWEGGLGIWGAIAFGALGAWIGARRRGIPLPAYADAVAPGIALAQAIGRWGNWFNQELYGKATDLPWAVEITSSADGRVPGTYHPTFLYESLWCIGVALLVIWADRRFRLGHGRAFALYVAAYCAGRFWIEYMRVDDAHHILGLRLNNWTALLVFLLAVVYMVLSARKRPGREAVVEPGAEPADGDAGGAAGEAADADSKDTDADGAADAAGSGDTGDGTVETEKDATHVKDGADSAKG
- the trpA gene encoding tryptophan synthase subunit alpha, yielding MSGNVRLLDDTLAAAKAEGRSALIAYLPAGFPTVDGGIAAIRAALDGGADVVEVGLPHSDPVLDGPVIQTADDIALRGGVRIADVMRTVREAHAATGKPILVMTYWNPIDRYGVERFTAELAEAGGAGCILPDLPVQESALWREHADKHGLATVFVVAPSSKDARLAEITAAGSGFVYAASLMGVTGTRASVGAQAEELVRRTRATTDLPVCVGLGVSNAAQAAEVAGFADGVIVGSAFVKLMLDAPDDAAGLEGVRALAADLAKGVRRQV
- the trpC gene encoding indole-3-glycerol phosphate synthase TrpC, encoding MSVLDEIIDGVRADLAERQARVSLDELKERAAKARPAKDGVSALRGDGVKVICEVKRSSPSKGALAAIADPAGLAADYEAGGAAVISVLTEERRFGGSLADLEAVRARVDIPVLRKDFIVTSYQLWEARAYGADLVLLIVAALDQPALESLIERAESIGLTPLVEVHDEDEVERAVDAGAKIVGVNARNLKTLEVDRGTFERVAPEIPAHIVKVAESGVRGPHDLIAYANEGADAVLVGESLVTGRDPKTAVSDLVAAGEHPALRHGRG
- the trpM gene encoding tryptophan biosynthesis modulator TrpM, with translation MTLLLAPASRDPYARLARGCRPRGCRAPARRVHGRRVRYVIGDEPGQVNGRRWQRPSF